The following proteins are encoded in a genomic region of alpha proteobacterium U9-1i:
- a CDS encoding aspartate-semialdehyde dehydrogenase → MGLRVAVVGATGNVGREMLEILQERLFPADEVIAVASRRSLGVEVSYGEKTLKVKDIEQVDFTKIDLVLMSAGSTVAKEWGPKIGAQGAVVIDNSSAWRMDPRVPLVVPEVNPDAVADYGKLNIIANPNCSTAQLVVALKPLHDRAKIKRVVVATYQSVSGAGKDAMDELWTQTRGLFVNDELKKEHFTKQIAFNVIPHIDVFMEDGYTKEEWKMMVETKKILDPAIKLTATCVRVPVFVGHSEAINVEFENPISAEEAQEILREAPGVVLIDRREDEGYITPVEAAGEFATYVSRVREDTTVENGLSLWCVSDNLRKGAALNAVQIAELMLNRGLFKRLAAA, encoded by the coding sequence ATGGGTTTGCGCGTAGCGGTGGTCGGCGCCACGGGAAATGTAGGCCGCGAAATGCTGGAGATCCTGCAAGAGCGGCTGTTTCCGGCCGACGAAGTGATTGCGGTCGCCTCGCGTCGTTCGCTGGGCGTTGAGGTCAGCTACGGCGAAAAGACGCTTAAGGTGAAGGACATCGAACAAGTCGATTTCACCAAGATCGACCTCGTTCTGATGAGCGCCGGGAGCACGGTCGCCAAGGAATGGGGTCCCAAAATTGGCGCGCAGGGCGCTGTCGTGATCGACAATTCGAGTGCTTGGCGCATGGACCCGCGCGTGCCGCTGGTCGTGCCGGAAGTGAATCCGGACGCCGTCGCCGATTACGGCAAACTCAACATCATCGCCAACCCGAATTGTAGCACCGCGCAACTCGTCGTCGCTTTGAAGCCGCTGCATGATCGCGCCAAGATCAAGCGCGTTGTCGTCGCCACCTATCAATCCGTGTCCGGCGCCGGCAAGGACGCGATGGACGAACTCTGGACGCAAACGCGCGGCCTGTTCGTCAATGACGAGCTCAAGAAGGAGCACTTTACCAAGCAGATCGCCTTCAACGTCATCCCGCACATCGATGTGTTCATGGAGGACGGCTACACGAAGGAAGAGTGGAAGATGATGGTCGAGACGAAGAAGATTCTCGACCCCGCCATCAAACTCACCGCCACCTGCGTGCGTGTGCCCGTGTTCGTCGGCCATTCTGAAGCCATCAATGTCGAGTTCGAAAACCCGATCTCGGCCGAGGAAGCGCAAGAAATCCTGCGTGAAGCGCCGGGCGTGGTGCTGATCGATCGCCGCGAGGACGAAGGCTACATCACCCCGGTCGAAGCCGCCGGCGAGTTCGCGACCTATGTGTCGCGCGTGCGCGAAGACACAACGGTCGAGAACGGCCTTTCGCTCTGGTGCGTCAGTGACAATCTCCGCAAGGGCGCAGCGCTCAACGCTGTGCAGATCGCGGAACTGATGCTGAACCGAGGCTTGTTCAAGCGCCTCGCGGCGGCGTGA
- a CDS encoding 50S ribosomal protein acetyltransferase, with translation MRLRQLTLADAQRISELTSEPDVARNTSRIPLPNPPVAVEGWMMTMFARQPLGLDHVRGIDAEGEGLVGLIGAHGELGWGSAQAIEIGYWIGKPYWGRGYATEALRAFVFEATELGAIEAGHFADNPASGRVLEKAGFSYTGETSPIFSLARGEQVPCRRMRFDATLWALKSPEAALVFA, from the coding sequence TTGAGATTGCGGCAGCTGACTTTGGCTGACGCGCAACGCATTTCCGAACTCACGTCCGAGCCGGATGTGGCGCGCAACACCTCGCGCATCCCTTTGCCCAACCCGCCCGTCGCGGTGGAAGGCTGGATGATGACGATGTTTGCACGCCAGCCCCTCGGGCTCGACCACGTCCGCGGCATCGACGCCGAAGGCGAGGGCTTGGTCGGCCTGATCGGGGCCCACGGCGAACTTGGTTGGGGCAGCGCACAGGCCATCGAGATCGGCTACTGGATCGGCAAGCCTTATTGGGGGCGCGGCTACGCAACTGAAGCGCTGCGCGCGTTCGTTTTTGAGGCGACCGAGCTCGGCGCAATCGAAGCGGGCCACTTCGCCGACAATCCCGCTTCGGGGCGCGTCCTGGAGAAAGCGGGCTTCAGCTATACCGGCGAAACCAGCCCGATCTTCTCGCTGGCGCGCGGAGAACAGGTTCCGTGCCGCCGGATGCGCTTTGACGCCACGCTTTGGGCGCTCAAATCGCCCGAAGCGGCGCTGGTTTTCGCGTAA
- a CDS encoding LSU ribosomal protein L27p codes for MAHKKAGGSSRNGRDSPGQRLGVKRFGGQKVSGGEILVRQRGTKFHPGQNVGCGRDHTLFATVAGEVKFATKRDGRTYVSIQQLVAAE; via the coding sequence ATGGCTCACAAGAAAGCAGGCGGCAGCTCCCGCAACGGGCGCGACTCGCCGGGTCAGCGATTGGGCGTGAAGCGCTTCGGCGGCCAAAAGGTCTCCGGCGGCGAGATTCTCGTTCGTCAACGCGGCACTAAATTCCACCCCGGCCAGAACGTAGGCTGTGGTCGCGACCACACGCTCTTCGCGACTGTGGCCGGCGAAGTGAAATTCGCGACCAAACGCGACGGCCGAACCTACGTGTCTATTCAACAGCTCGTAGCAGCCGAATAG